The proteins below come from a single Candidatus Flexicrinis affinis genomic window:
- a CDS encoding SDR family oxidoreductase produces the protein MNGISGKVAVVTGAGQGIGASTAKLFARQGAKVVVSDVLDDKGNEVVAAIKAEGGEAIYVHADVSSEEQVKALIDKAVQTYGRLDFGINNAGIGGLSAPTADYTLADWNKVIGINLTGVFLCMRYEIPEMLKTGAGAIVNVSSILGWVGFANAPAYVAAKHAVIGLTKNAALEYGPQNLRVTAVSPAFIQTPLLEAAGITPGSDMYNGLAQMHALKRLGTPEEVADLIVWLCSDGASFMTGSAVLVDGGYVAQ, from the coding sequence ATGAACGGTATTTCAGGTAAGGTGGCAGTGGTTACCGGTGCGGGCCAAGGAATCGGCGCGTCAACGGCAAAGTTGTTCGCGCGACAAGGCGCGAAAGTCGTCGTCTCGGACGTACTGGACGACAAGGGCAACGAGGTCGTGGCCGCCATTAAGGCCGAGGGCGGCGAGGCGATTTACGTCCACGCCGACGTCTCTTCAGAGGAGCAGGTCAAGGCGTTGATCGACAAAGCCGTACAAACGTATGGCCGGCTCGACTTCGGGATCAACAACGCCGGCATCGGCGGCCTCTCTGCCCCGACCGCCGACTATACGTTGGCCGACTGGAACAAGGTCATCGGAATCAACCTGACCGGCGTGTTCTTGTGCATGCGCTACGAAATCCCCGAAATGCTCAAGACCGGCGCCGGCGCGATCGTCAACGTGTCGTCGATTCTGGGCTGGGTCGGGTTTGCCAACGCGCCGGCCTACGTGGCCGCCAAGCACGCCGTAATCGGCCTGACCAAGAACGCGGCGCTGGAATACGGCCCGCAGAACCTGCGCGTGACGGCGGTGTCGCCGGCCTTCATTCAGACCCCGCTGCTTGAAGCGGCTGGTATCACGCCGGGCAGTGATATGTACAACGGCCTCGCGCAAATGCACGCGCTCAAGCGGCTCGGTACGCCCGAAGAAGTCGCCGATCTGATCGTGTGGCTGTGCAGCGACGGCGCCTCGTTCATGACCGGCAGCGCCGTGCTCGTCGACGGTGGCTACGTCGCGCAGTAA
- a CDS encoding ornithine cyclodeaminase family protein has protein sequence MIRILTADDLRAALPMPAAIDAMAAAFSALSAGDVEQPLRTKLTTPRGVTLAMPAYADGTSALKIVSVYSENPARGLPAINALVVVLDGETGRPQALIDGTALTALRTGAASGLAAKLLARPVSEVLGVIGAGGMAPAQIEAVCAVRPIHLIRIYSPNRAAELVERLHGNNGIEVVQAGSAHDAAFDSDIIITCTNSHTPVLTRADVCQGAHISAVGSYTPAMAELAPQLVHDARVFIDQHEAAWAEAGELIQARDGGLLDPANVHEIGALVRGETPGRTRPEEITVFKSVGVAAQDLYAASAALIAAEERGIGTLVDM, from the coding sequence ATGATTCGAATCCTCACCGCGGACGATCTGCGCGCTGCCCTGCCGATGCCTGCCGCCATCGACGCGATGGCCGCCGCGTTTTCAGCGTTGAGCGCCGGCGACGTCGAGCAGCCGCTTCGGACGAAACTCACGACACCGCGTGGCGTGACACTCGCAATGCCGGCCTATGCCGACGGCACCAGCGCGCTCAAGATCGTATCGGTCTACAGCGAGAATCCGGCACGTGGCCTACCGGCCATCAACGCGCTAGTAGTCGTGCTGGACGGCGAGACTGGCCGTCCGCAAGCGTTGATCGACGGGACGGCCCTCACGGCGCTGCGCACGGGCGCGGCCAGCGGATTGGCTGCCAAGCTGTTGGCGCGGCCCGTGTCGGAAGTGCTGGGCGTGATCGGTGCGGGCGGCATGGCTCCGGCGCAGATCGAAGCCGTGTGCGCCGTCCGTCCGATTCACTTGATCCGCATTTACAGCCCGAACCGCGCCGCCGAGCTGGTCGAGCGCCTGCACGGTAACAACGGCATTGAGGTCGTTCAGGCTGGCTCGGCGCATGACGCCGCGTTCGACTCCGACATCATCATCACGTGCACCAACAGCCACACGCCCGTGCTGACGCGCGCCGACGTCTGCCAAGGCGCGCACATTAGCGCGGTTGGCAGCTACACGCCGGCAATGGCCGAGCTGGCGCCTCAGTTAGTGCATGACGCGCGCGTGTTCATCGATCAGCACGAGGCCGCATGGGCGGAGGCGGGCGAACTGATTCAGGCGCGCGATGGCGGTCTGCTCGATCCTGCGAACGTCCACGAAATCGGGGCCTTGGTGCGTGGCGAGACTCCCGGGCGCACGCGCCCCGAAGAAATCACCGTGTTCAAGTCGGTCGGCGTGGCCGCGCAGGATCTGTACGCGGCCAGCGCGGCGTTGATCGCCGCCGAGGAGCGCGGGATCGGCACGTTGGTGGACATGTAG
- a CDS encoding HEAT repeat domain-containing protein, with protein sequence MPDIEALTRQLETGSHHQRSDAALALGRSGDPGVIPALIVALCTDRDLNVIEDVTWALTRFGSMLIQNLFDAYADANSYGRHNIVHALGKIGDPTASHALITSLRDIDKKVRAKAVFVLGQIGIAEAVPALIDRLADDDENVRWTTFETLTLPVMNAGPALTEALNRTEEVIRESAARAVGALRYEAAVPALIATLDDESFEVRSAALEALAHLLHNPDARAALESAGSHPDAPTRAYASALFKRLS encoded by the coding sequence ATGCCTGACATCGAGGCACTTACCCGACAGCTTGAAACTGGCAGCCATCATCAGCGCAGCGATGCCGCACTCGCCCTGGGCAGATCGGGCGATCCAGGCGTCATTCCAGCGCTGATCGTCGCGCTGTGCACCGACCGCGACCTGAACGTGATCGAGGACGTGACGTGGGCGCTGACCCGCTTCGGATCGATGCTGATTCAGAATCTGTTTGACGCGTATGCCGACGCCAATTCCTACGGGCGGCACAATATCGTGCATGCGCTCGGGAAGATCGGCGACCCCACGGCCAGCCACGCCCTGATCACCAGCCTGCGCGATATTGACAAGAAAGTGCGCGCCAAGGCTGTATTCGTGCTCGGTCAGATCGGCATCGCGGAGGCGGTTCCGGCGCTCATCGACCGGCTCGCCGACGACGACGAAAACGTGCGCTGGACGACGTTCGAGACGCTCACGCTGCCGGTCATGAATGCGGGCCCGGCGTTGACGGAGGCGTTGAACAGAACGGAAGAGGTTATCCGAGAGAGCGCGGCGCGTGCAGTGGGCGCGTTGCGGTATGAGGCGGCGGTGCCGGCGCTGATTGCGACGCTCGACGACGAGTCGTTCGAGGTCCGGTCGGCGGCGCTCGAAGCGCTCGCGCATCTCCTGCACAATCCGGATGCTCGCGCCGCGCTCGAAAGTGCGGGATCGCACCCGGACGCACCGACCCGCGCCTATGCGTCGGCGCTGTTCAAGCGGCTGAGCTAG
- a CDS encoding aldo/keto reductase produces MKYRAFGRTGWDVSEVSFGAWAIGSAWGAVDDSESIAAMHTCIDNGVNLFDTADVYGDGHSEQLIAKILRERKGDKVRVITKAGRRLPKQTVEGYTKENLTAWIERSLTNLGVESLDLVQLHCPPTDLYYHPEVFGYLDDLMADGKIQHYGVSVERVEEALKAIEYPNVKSVQIIFNMFRHRPADLFFEQAKARDVAVIARVPLASGMLTGKMKPDTQFAKDDHRNFNRHGESFDVGETFSGVDYDTGLAAVEAIRELLPKNATMAQFALKWILMFDAVTTVIPGAKRPSQAEDNCAASDLEPLSDAQMHAIANIYNTLIRPQVHQRW; encoded by the coding sequence ATGAAGTACCGTGCATTTGGGCGTACCGGTTGGGACGTCTCGGAGGTGAGCTTTGGGGCGTGGGCGATCGGGTCGGCGTGGGGCGCGGTTGACGACAGCGAGTCGATTGCGGCGATGCACACGTGCATCGACAACGGCGTCAACCTGTTCGATACCGCCGACGTGTATGGCGACGGCCACAGCGAGCAGTTGATCGCCAAGATTCTGCGCGAGCGCAAGGGCGACAAGGTGCGTGTGATCACCAAAGCGGGGCGCCGCCTGCCCAAGCAAACCGTCGAGGGCTATACCAAAGAAAACCTGACGGCGTGGATCGAGCGCAGCCTGACGAATTTGGGCGTCGAGTCGCTCGACCTTGTGCAGCTCCACTGCCCGCCGACCGACCTGTACTATCACCCCGAAGTGTTCGGCTATTTGGACGATCTGATGGCGGACGGGAAGATCCAGCATTACGGCGTGAGCGTCGAACGGGTGGAGGAGGCGCTCAAGGCGATCGAGTATCCGAACGTCAAGTCGGTGCAGATCATCTTCAATATGTTCCGTCATCGCCCCGCCGATCTGTTCTTCGAACAGGCGAAGGCGCGCGACGTGGCCGTGATCGCCCGCGTGCCGTTGGCATCCGGCATGCTCACCGGCAAGATGAAGCCCGATACGCAGTTCGCAAAAGACGACCACCGCAATTTCAACCGCCATGGCGAGTCGTTCGACGTGGGCGAGACGTTCAGCGGTGTCGACTATGACACAGGGCTGGCGGCCGTCGAGGCGATCCGCGAACTGCTGCCCAAAAACGCGACGATGGCGCAGTTTGCGTTGAAGTGGATTCTGATGTTCGACGCGGTGACGACGGTCATCCCCGGCGCCAAGCGTCCGTCACAGGCAGAGGACAACTGCGCCGCCAGCGATCTCGAGCCGCTCTCGGACGCGCAGATGCACGCCATCGCCAATATCTACAATACGCTCATCCGTCCGCAAGTACATCAGCGCTGGTAG
- a CDS encoding glycosyltransferase family 1 protein, translated as MRIVLFTDTFLPKVDGIVTVIRLLLEHLQKRGHTVMVVCPDLGPVDEYAGAQVVRVPGIPFWAYPGLKLSWPGYFTYRKVRAFKPDVGHFIHAGFTGGSGMFMMLALNTPRVVSFHIDYARLAPQFGFAWAWPVVGGLARIMFNRADLLIAPAGHMIERIREQGLRPPIEVWGRGVDTVRFHPRFRSDAMRSRLGGDEGSTLLLYVGRLSEEKRLRDLRAVLETVPNTRLALVGDGPERPDLEAYFAGLPVTFTGNLHGDDLSAAYASSDVFVFPSRMETYGLVVAEAMASGVPAVAARVGGVPEMVEDGATGFTFEVGDVTALIDGVRALTADAAVRAQMGAAARAWAEINTWDDKMDRVIGYYEQAIAIRAGKDRFGRPQSSTPRANKSLSD; from the coding sequence ATGCGCATCGTCCTGTTCACCGACACGTTTCTGCCCAAAGTCGACGGCATCGTCACGGTTATCCGGCTTCTGCTCGAACACTTGCAGAAGCGCGGGCACACGGTCATGGTCGTCTGCCCCGATCTTGGCCCGGTGGACGAGTACGCCGGTGCACAGGTCGTGCGCGTGCCGGGCATTCCGTTCTGGGCCTACCCGGGCCTCAAACTGAGCTGGCCGGGGTATTTCACGTATCGCAAGGTACGCGCCTTCAAGCCGGACGTCGGGCATTTCATCCACGCCGGATTCACCGGCGGCAGCGGCATGTTCATGATGCTGGCGCTGAACACCCCGCGCGTCGTCAGCTTTCACATCGATTACGCGCGCCTCGCCCCGCAGTTCGGCTTCGCATGGGCATGGCCGGTCGTCGGCGGACTGGCGCGCATCATGTTCAACCGTGCCGACCTGCTGATCGCCCCGGCCGGCCACATGATTGAGCGCATCCGCGAGCAGGGCCTACGCCCGCCGATCGAGGTGTGGGGCCGCGGCGTCGACACCGTGCGTTTCCATCCGCGCTTTCGATCCGACGCTATGCGGTCGCGACTCGGGGGCGACGAGGGATCCACCCTGCTGCTGTACGTCGGGCGGCTCAGCGAGGAGAAGCGCCTGCGCGATCTGCGGGCCGTGCTGGAAACCGTGCCAAACACCCGCCTTGCGTTGGTCGGCGACGGTCCAGAGCGGCCCGATCTGGAGGCATACTTCGCCGGCCTGCCGGTCACGTTCACCGGCAACCTGCACGGCGACGATCTGAGCGCCGCCTACGCGAGTTCCGACGTGTTCGTATTTCCTTCGCGCATGGAGACCTACGGCCTCGTCGTCGCCGAAGCGATGGCGTCCGGCGTGCCGGCGGTGGCGGCGCGGGTTGGCGGCGTACCGGAGATGGTCGAAGACGGCGCGACCGGCTTCACGTTCGAAGTGGGTGACGTAACGGCACTGATCGACGGCGTGCGTGCGCTGACTGCCGACGCTGCGGTCCGTGCGCAAATGGGCGCCGCCGCCCGGGCATGGGCGGAGATCAACACATGGGACGACAAGATGGACCGCGTGATCGGGTACTACGAGCAGGCCATCGCCATCCGTGCTGGGAAAGACCGGTTCGGCCGGCCACAGTCGTCCACACCACGTGCCAACAAGTCCCTCTCCGACTAA
- a CDS encoding MOSC domain-containing protein, with amino-acid sequence MTAKIASIVFTPMSVTVKSDDKYDREPAENAQLRASHGIAGDRKAGHHPKRHLNIMSAERLDELSGEGFQTAPGRMGEQLILAGIDVDALQPGDRLRLGTDAIIVINEPRTGCEKFEAIQGQHPSVVQGRLGMMASVIASGTIAVGDPVSVEPVPTLQGFQ; translated from the coding sequence ATGACTGCGAAAATCGCCAGCATTGTTTTTACGCCGATGTCCGTCACGGTCAAGTCAGACGACAAGTACGATCGCGAGCCGGCTGAGAATGCCCAACTGCGGGCCAGCCACGGCATCGCGGGCGACCGCAAGGCCGGGCATCATCCCAAGCGCCACCTCAACATCATGTCGGCCGAGCGCCTCGACGAACTGTCGGGCGAAGGTTTTCAGACCGCGCCGGGGCGTATGGGCGAGCAGTTGATCCTTGCCGGCATCGACGTCGACGCGCTGCAGCCCGGCGATCGCTTGCGCTTGGGCACGGATGCCATCATCGTCATCAACGAGCCGCGCACCGGATGTGAGAAGTTCGAGGCGATTCAGGGCCAGCACCCGTCCGTCGTGCAGGGTCGGCTCGGCATGATGGCGTCGGTGATCGCGTCGGGTACCATCGCCGTGGGCGACCCGGTGTCCGTCGAGCCTGTGCCCACGTTGCAGGGTTTTCAGTAG
- a CDS encoding NADP-dependent malic enzyme: protein MSITKVDALEYHRQGRPGKIEVVPTKPVNTQRELSLAYSPGVAEAVLAINDDPLEIYSLTAKGNLVGVVSNGTAILGLGNLGPSASKPVMEGKGVLFKRFADIDVFDVEINAKTPDEIVAAVRAMAPTFGGINLEDIKAPECFEVEQRLRAELDIPVFHDDQHGTAIITGAALLNALEVTGRNIAELKVVIVGAGAAGIASGEFYVSLGVKREHITMCDIHGVVYKGRTVEMDPYKEAFAQDTDKRTLAEVLVGADMVLGLSAKDVIKPEILAGMNPQPIIFALANPTPEIMPEAAREARPDAIIATGRTDYANQVNNVLGFPFLFRGALDVYATQINEAMKLAACQALARLTKEDVPDSVLSGYGLVSLKFGPEYLIPKPLDPRVLLWVAPAVAKAAMDSGVARRQIDLRTYRDELIRRQGYGQQFRYTLFNKATLGKKQRIVFAEGEESKIIRAAYRVVEEGIGEPILLGDPEKIAAALEDLNFSWRPTIVHPATDPNRDRYFDTLYTMRQRKGASQAVVRSMLRSVNFYAPMMVLSGDADAYVAGLVREYPDVARPALQLFGTRPGTKHASGIYIMVIKGRVYFFTDTTINIDPDAETLAEIAILANDFAASLDFTPRVAMLSFSNFGSVRHPLADKMHDAVQIVTKLRPDIVIDGEMQADTAVVEQIANDRFPFSRVRDANVLVFPGLSSANIAYKLLARLTDAEAIGPVLLGMGRPVQVLQAGDDVDSIVALTAFAALDAQRRTTAG, encoded by the coding sequence ATGAGCATCACTAAAGTCGACGCGCTGGAATATCACCGGCAGGGCCGCCCGGGCAAAATCGAAGTCGTCCCCACTAAACCGGTCAACACCCAACGCGAGTTGTCCCTCGCCTATTCGCCCGGCGTCGCCGAAGCCGTCCTCGCCATCAACGACGACCCGCTCGAAATCTACAGCCTCACGGCCAAAGGCAACCTCGTCGGGGTCGTCAGCAACGGCACCGCGATCCTCGGCCTCGGCAACCTCGGCCCCAGCGCCAGCAAGCCCGTGATGGAAGGCAAAGGCGTGCTGTTCAAGCGCTTTGCCGATATCGACGTGTTCGATGTCGAGATCAACGCCAAGACGCCCGACGAGATCGTCGCGGCAGTGCGGGCGATGGCCCCGACCTTCGGCGGCATCAACTTGGAAGACATCAAGGCGCCGGAATGCTTCGAGGTCGAGCAGCGCCTACGCGCCGAGTTGGACATCCCGGTCTTCCACGACGATCAGCATGGCACCGCGATCATCACCGGCGCGGCGCTGCTCAATGCGCTGGAAGTCACGGGCCGGAACATCGCGGAACTCAAGGTCGTCATCGTCGGGGCGGGCGCGGCAGGCATCGCCAGCGGCGAGTTCTACGTCTCGCTGGGCGTCAAGCGCGAGCACATCACCATGTGCGACATTCACGGCGTGGTCTACAAGGGCCGCACCGTCGAGATGGACCCTTACAAGGAAGCCTTCGCGCAGGACACCGATAAGCGCACGCTGGCCGAAGTCCTCGTCGGCGCGGACATGGTGCTCGGCCTGTCGGCGAAGGACGTCATCAAGCCGGAGATTCTGGCCGGCATGAACCCGCAGCCGATCATCTTCGCGCTCGCCAACCCCACGCCGGAGATCATGCCGGAGGCTGCGCGCGAGGCCCGGCCCGACGCGATCATCGCCACGGGACGTACCGACTACGCCAATCAGGTCAACAACGTGCTCGGGTTCCCGTTCCTGTTCCGCGGCGCGCTCGACGTGTACGCCACGCAAATCAACGAGGCGATGAAGCTGGCCGCCTGCCAAGCCCTCGCCCGCCTGACCAAAGAGGACGTGCCCGACAGCGTACTGTCCGGCTACGGCCTCGTGTCGCTCAAGTTCGGGCCGGAGTATCTGATCCCCAAGCCGCTCGACCCGCGCGTGCTGCTGTGGGTCGCCCCGGCTGTTGCAAAGGCCGCCATGGACAGCGGCGTTGCGCGCCGCCAGATCGACCTGCGCACCTACCGCGACGAGCTCATCCGGCGGCAGGGTTACGGTCAGCAGTTCCGCTACACGCTGTTCAACAAGGCCACGCTGGGCAAGAAGCAGCGCATCGTATTTGCCGAGGGCGAAGAGTCGAAGATCATCCGCGCCGCATACCGCGTAGTAGAGGAAGGCATCGGCGAGCCGATCCTGCTCGGTGACCCGGAAAAGATCGCAGCCGCGCTGGAAGACCTCAACTTCTCGTGGAGGCCCACGATTGTTCACCCGGCGACCGACCCAAACCGGGACCGCTATTTCGATACCTTGTACACGATGCGCCAGCGCAAGGGCGCGAGTCAGGCCGTGGTCCGGTCGATGCTGCGCTCGGTCAACTTTTACGCGCCGATGATGGTGCTGTCCGGCGACGCCGACGCGTACGTGGCCGGACTCGTCCGCGAGTACCCCGACGTGGCGCGTCCAGCCCTCCAACTGTTCGGTACCCGGCCCGGCACCAAGCACGCCAGCGGCATCTACATCATGGTGATCAAAGGCCGCGTCTACTTCTTCACCGATACGACCATCAACATCGATCCGGACGCCGAGACACTGGCCGAGATCGCCATCCTCGCCAACGACTTTGCCGCCTCGCTCGACTTCACGCCGCGCGTGGCCATGCTCAGCTTCAGCAACTTCGGCAGCGTGCGGCATCCGCTGGCGGACAAAATGCACGACGCCGTGCAAATCGTGACCAAGCTGCGCCCGGACATCGTCATCGACGGCGAGATGCAGGCGGACACGGCGGTGGTCGAGCAGATCGCCAACGACCGCTTCCCGTTCAGCCGCGTGCGCGACGCAAACGTGCTGGTGTTCCCCGGTCTGAGCAGCGCGAACATCGCCTACAAGCTGCTGGCGCGGCTCACCGACGCCGAGGCGATCGGGCCGGTACTGCTGGGTATGGGCCGTCCGGTGCAGGTCTTGCAGGCGGGCGACGACGTGGACAGCATCGTGGCGCTTACCGCCTTCGCCGCCCTCGACGCCCAGCGGAGGACAACTGCAGGGTAG
- a CDS encoding cold-shock protein translates to MARVTGTVKWFNGEKGYGFITPENGPDVFVHYSEIQSAGFRTLNENDKVEFEITEGRKGKQASAVKVITA, encoded by the coding sequence ATGGCACGTGTTACCGGCACCGTCAAGTGGTTCAATGGTGAAAAGGGCTACGGCTTCATCACCCCGGAGAACGGCCCGGACGTCTTCGTTCACTACTCGGAAATCCAGTCCGCTGGCTTCCGCACCCTGAACGAGAACGACAAGGTCGAGTTCGAGATCACTGAGGGTCGTAAGGGCAAGCAGGCGAGCGCCGTCAAGGTCATCACCGCCTAG
- a CDS encoding SH3 domain-containing protein: protein MARILRITGGKRKWARVLAIVSLALIAAACQPQATTEQLPTNTLAPLVTLTPRATATPEVSRTPLPTLTYTPSITPVPPTATATLTPSPTPPIMGIVSSLQTVNVRRGPGASFGAFEALFPGTEVQVIGVDESGRWLNVKLEDGREGWINTPLVRIDPTATPLATFTLPPDQTVVAGGTPLPTALIGGGTVTPSQQTGAVTATPALDLPDMPPTSTTEGQAGTPNLPIIDFDPINATSTALAAVLGTAAPSSTPGGPTPQPGTPTETNAPIPTNSGPIAAPTTSGEPEVQTGVDLYVNCDNPPRGQLRAPSNLAAGSTAEVYWYWYARTEEQIQQHMNTAQYAISVNGQDVRRPLEYAKPVRRQGTDYIVDFFYPTGELDAGTYVIEYRVTWSEQIYDGYNYFGPGTRTLEETGTCTFVVR from the coding sequence ATGGCGCGTATTTTACGGATCACCGGCGGGAAACGGAAGTGGGCGCGTGTGCTGGCGATCGTGTCGCTCGCGCTGATCGCGGCGGCCTGCCAACCGCAGGCAACTACCGAGCAGCTTCCGACCAACACGCTTGCACCGCTGGTCACGCTGACGCCGCGTGCGACCGCCACGCCAGAGGTCAGCCGCACACCGCTGCCGACGTTAACCTATACGCCGTCGATCACGCCGGTTCCGCCGACCGCCACAGCCACGCTGACGCCGTCGCCCACGCCGCCCATCATGGGCATCGTAAGCTCGCTGCAAACGGTCAACGTCCGGCGCGGGCCGGGCGCGAGCTTCGGCGCGTTCGAGGCCTTGTTCCCCGGCACCGAGGTGCAGGTGATCGGCGTCGATGAGTCCGGCCGTTGGCTTAACGTCAAGCTTGAGGATGGGCGCGAAGGTTGGATCAATACGCCATTGGTGCGCATCGACCCGACCGCCACGCCGCTGGCGACGTTCACTTTGCCGCCCGATCAGACCGTGGTGGCCGGCGGCACACCGCTCCCGACCGCGCTCATCGGCGGCGGCACCGTGACTCCGTCGCAGCAGACCGGCGCGGTCACCGCGACGCCTGCACTCGACCTGCCCGACATGCCGCCGACCAGTACGACGGAGGGGCAAGCCGGCACGCCGAATCTACCTATCATCGACTTCGACCCGATCAACGCGACATCGACCGCGCTCGCGGCCGTGCTCGGCACCGCAGCGCCGAGCAGTACGCCGGGCGGCCCAACGCCGCAGCCGGGCACTCCCACCGAAACCAACGCCCCGATCCCGACCAACAGCGGTCCGATCGCAGCGCCGACCACCAGCGGCGAACCGGAAGTCCAGACCGGCGTCGACCTGTACGTCAACTGCGACAATCCGCCGCGCGGCCAACTGCGCGCGCCTTCGAACCTTGCCGCCGGGTCGACCGCAGAGGTGTACTGGTACTGGTACGCCCGCACGGAAGAACAGATTCAGCAGCACATGAACACGGCACAGTACGCCATCAGCGTCAACGGGCAGGACGTCCGCAGGCCGCTGGAATACGCCAAGCCAGTGCGCCGTCAAGGCACCGACTACATCGTCGATTTCTTCTACCCCACTGGCGAATTGGACGCCGGCACTTACGTCATCGAATACCGCGTGACGTGGTCGGAGCAGATCTATGACGGCTATAACTACTTCGGCCCCGGCACGCGTACACTTGAGGAGACCGGCACCTGCACGTTCGTCGTGCGGTAG
- a CDS encoding GNAT family N-acetyltransferase produces MDDLVIRVADGGDLPYLLEKDPHITPDMLRRKVAAGEVLVASVGGGLVGYLRWGWFWDNVPFMNLLRLDAEWRRKGIGTQLVARWESDMRALGAEFVLTSTWVSEEAQHFYRKLGYQDIGGFVLPREPLELVLYKYLSA; encoded by the coding sequence ATGGACGACCTCGTTATTCGTGTGGCAGATGGTGGCGATCTGCCGTATTTGCTTGAGAAGGATCCGCACATCACGCCGGATATGCTGCGGCGGAAGGTCGCGGCGGGCGAAGTGCTGGTCGCGTCGGTCGGCGGGGGATTGGTCGGTTATCTGCGTTGGGGCTGGTTCTGGGACAACGTGCCGTTCATGAACCTGCTGCGGCTGGATGCCGAGTGGCGGCGCAAGGGGATCGGGACGCAGCTTGTGGCGCGCTGGGAGTCCGACATGCGCGCGCTCGGCGCTGAATTCGTGCTGACCTCGACGTGGGTCAGCGAAGAGGCGCAGCACTTCTATCGAAAGCTCGGGTATCAGGACATCGGCGGCTTCGTACTCCCGCGCGAACCGCTGGAGCTGGTGCTGTACAAGTATCTGAGTGCGTAG
- a CDS encoding AlkZ family DNA glycosylase, which yields MPESLTLRQLSRALLDRQLLLTRADLGAEAATSRVAGLQSQVPNPPYIGLWSRLSDFERADLTDAIRERRIVRAALMRSTLQLVTAADHALFRPTLLPALEKGLRSFFGKRIDGLDKEPVIEAARAHLDGSARTKGELKPALLAVAPDRDPEALSYVVRTYLPLIQAYPSGTWGSGAPTYERAEARLGPLGEPNVPALFRRYLAAFGPASIMDFQTWSGMTKMQETLADSLIDLVQYKDEQGRTLYDLPDNALPHADTPAPVRFVPEYDNLLISHADRSRIIADADRGRVFLSAGRIAATVLIDGFVAGTWKVVNTKRDAVLEIELFGKASSGVESAMHEEGGRLVRFIADTAETTNVRIRVVS from the coding sequence ATGCCTGAAAGCCTCACTCTACGCCAGCTCAGCCGCGCATTGCTCGACCGTCAGCTTCTGCTGACCCGCGCCGACCTCGGCGCCGAAGCGGCGACGTCGCGTGTAGCGGGCCTCCAATCGCAGGTGCCGAATCCGCCGTACATCGGGCTGTGGAGCCGGCTGAGCGACTTCGAGCGCGCGGATCTCACGGACGCGATCCGCGAGCGCCGTATCGTACGCGCCGCGCTCATGCGCTCCACGCTGCAGCTCGTGACCGCGGCCGACCACGCCCTGTTCCGGCCCACCCTGCTCCCGGCGCTGGAAAAAGGGCTGCGCTCGTTCTTCGGCAAACGCATCGACGGCCTCGACAAGGAACCGGTGATCGAGGCGGCGCGTGCACACCTCGACGGCAGTGCTCGAACGAAGGGCGAACTGAAACCGGCGCTGCTGGCCGTCGCGCCCGACCGGGACCCCGAGGCGCTGAGCTACGTCGTCCGCACTTACCTGCCGCTGATTCAGGCGTATCCCAGCGGGACGTGGGGCAGCGGCGCGCCAACCTACGAACGTGCCGAGGCGCGTCTCGGGCCGCTGGGCGAGCCAAATGTGCCGGCGCTTTTCCGGCGCTATTTGGCCGCGTTCGGCCCGGCCTCGATCATGGACTTCCAGACCTGGAGCGGAATGACGAAGATGCAGGAGACGCTCGCGGACTCGCTGATCGACCTTGTCCAATACAAAGACGAACAGGGCCGCACGCTGTACGACCTGCCGGACAACGCCCTGCCGCACGCCGACACGCCCGCACCCGTGCGCTTCGTGCCGGAATACGACAACCTGCTCATCAGCCATGCGGATCGGTCGCGGATCATCGCTGACGCCGATCGAGGCCGTGTGTTTCTGTCTGCCGGGCGAATTGCCGCCACCGTGCTGATCGACGGTTTCGTCGCCGGCACGTGGAAAGTCGTGAACACGAAACGGGACGCCGTGCTCGAAATCGAACTGTTCGGAAAAGCATCGTCCGGCGTAGAATCCGCCATGCACGAGGAAGGCGGCCGCCTCGTGCGGTTCATTGCTGACACGGCCGAGACGACGAACGTACGGATTCGGGTCGTATCGTAG